Sequence from the Streptomyces sp. R33 genome:
TGCGCGACGGAGCTGACCCGGCCTGATCCACAAGACACCCCTAGAGTGAACCCGTGGTCGAGCAGCACACCCCGCGATCCCTGATCGTCACGTTCTACGGAGCCTACGGGCGGGCCTTCGAGGGCCCGGTCCCGGTGTCCGCGCTGGTCCGCCTGCTGGGCGCGGCCGGCGTGGACGCCCCGTCGGTCCGCTCGTCGGTGTCCCGGCTGAAGCGGCGCGGCTTCCTGCTGCCCGCGCGCGCCGCGGACGGCTCGGCGGGGTACGGGCTCTCCGCGGAGGCGCGGCAGCTGCTGGACGACGGCGACCGGCGGATCTACGGCGACCGCGACGCCCACCCGCCGGGGGAATGGCTGCTGGCGGTGTTCTCCGTACCGGAGCAGGAGCGGCACAAGCGGCACCTGCTGCGCTCGCGGCTGGCCCGGCTCGGCTTCGGCGCGGTGGCGCCGGGGGTGTGGATCGCGCCGGCCCACCTGTACGAGGAGACCGGGCACACCCTGGACCGGCTGCACCTGACGGCGTACGTGGAGCTGTTCCGCGGCGGTCACCTCGGCTTCGCCCCGACCGCCGAGGCGGTGGCCCGGTGGTGGGACCTGACCTCGCTGGCCAAGCAGCACGAGGAGTTCCTCGACCTGCACGAGCCGGTGCTGCGCGCCCTCCAGTCGGGCCCGGCGCCCACCCCGGAGGAGGCCTACCGCGGCTACCTCCTGGCCCTGGACACCTGGCGCCGCCTCCCGTACGCAGATCCGGGCCTGCCGCGCGAGCTGCTGCCGGCGGACTGGCCGGGCG
This genomic interval carries:
- a CDS encoding PaaX family transcriptional regulator C-terminal domain-containing protein, which gives rise to MVEQHTPRSLIVTFYGAYGRAFEGPVPVSALVRLLGAAGVDAPSVRSSVSRLKRRGFLLPARAADGSAGYGLSAEARQLLDDGDRRIYGDRDAHPPGEWLLAVFSVPEQERHKRHLLRSRLARLGFGAVAPGVWIAPAHLYEETGHTLDRLHLTAYVELFRGGHLGFAPTAEAVARWWDLTSLAKQHEEFLDLHEPVLRALQSGPAPTPEEAYRGYLLALDTWRRLPYADPGLPRELLPADWPGDRAAAVFAELHARLRDIGAGFLEP